Part of the Bradyrhizobium sp. AZCC 1721 genome, CCACCGCCACGCCAGGCACCGACGCCCCCACCACCGGCGGCTGCACCGCCGCCACGTCCAACACCGGCGCCGCCTCCTCCGGCAGCCGCACCGCCGCGTCCAACACCGCCTCCGCCGCCGCCTCCTGCGGCCGCGCCTGCGCGTCCGACTCCGACACCGCCACCTCCCGCGGCGGCGCCCGCGCGTCCGACTCCACCGCCGCCTCCGCCACCGGCGGCAGCTCCCACTGCGCCGAAGCAGCCGGCAGCGCCGACGCCTACGCCTACGCCGCCTCCCGCTCAGAAGGGGACGCCGTCTCCCGTGCCGCCCCCGCCTTCCGGTGCAAGGCAACCGCCGGCGCCGACTGCCACGCCGGCTCCAGCCGCGTCGCCGACGACCGCTCCATCGCCCGGCACGGCCGCACCGCCGGCGCGTCCCGGCGCGCCGCCCGCGACGCCACCAGCCGCGGGTACTCCGACGACACCACCGGCTGCGGGCGCTCCGACGACCGCGCCAACGACACCGCAGGGACGCCCCGGCACACCGCCTCCAGCCGCGGGTGCGCCAACGCCGGCGCCAACACCACCGACGGGCCGCCCCGGCGCGCCGGCTCCCGGCGCCCCCGCTGGAACGGCGCCGGCCGCGACACCCGCGCCGACGGCACCCCCGGCTGCTGGAACTCCGGCGGCTCCGGGCACCACGACCGCTCCCGCGGCGCCAACCGCCGTGCCCGGTGCCCCGGCCGCCACGCCGCCGGCAGGCCGGGTCCAGAACGCGCCGCCAACGGTCGCGCCGGCCTTCCAGCGTGCGCCGCAGGTCACGGCACCACTGCCGGCGCCTCCTCCGACCCAAGAGGGGCTCAGGGTGATCGCCCCGGGCACTCGGCCTGCAGGGCCGCAGCGCCTCGACGACTTCCGCGGCCAGCGTCGCGAAGTTCAGGAAGGCGGCCGTACGGTCATCACCGAACCCGGCCGGATCATCGTTCGCGATCCCGGCGGACAGGCCTATGTCCGTCACAACGAGGTCGAGCGCTTCCGCTATGGCGCACGCGACATCCAGACCCAGACCGTCGGCGGCGAGACCCGTACTGTCGTCATCAGACCCGATGGCAGCCAGGTCATCACCGTGATGGGCCGCGACGGCCAGTTGCTGCGGCGTATCCGCCGCGACGAGCGCGGCCGCGAGATCATCATCATCGACAACAGCTACCGCGATCCACGGGCGACCGGCGGCTTCTTCGTCGCGCTGCCGCCGCCGACGATACGCATCCCGTATAACCGCTACATCGTCGATGCCGAGGAGGCGGAGCCGGAGGTGATCTACGACACCTTGATGGCGCCGCCGGTGGAACGGATCGAACGGCGTTATTCGCTGGACGAAATCCGTTACAGCCCGACAGTGCGCCAGCGCATGCCGAGCATCGACGTCAACACCATCAACTTCGAAACCGGATCGTGGGAAATCCCGCCCGATCAGGCGGCGAAACTGCAGGTGATCGCCGACGGCCTCAACCGCGCAATCCAGCAAAATCCGCGCGCGGTATTCCTGATCGAGGGCCACACCGACGCGGTCGGCAACGACGTCGACAATCTGTCGCTGTCGGACCGCCGTGCCGAATCGGCGGCCACCTTGCTGACGCAGCAGTTCAACGTGCCGGCGGAAAACCTGACATCGCAGGGCTATGGCGAGCAGTACCTGAAGGAGCAGACCGACGGGCCGAGCCCGATCAACCGGCGCGTCACCATCCGCAACATCACGCCGCTGCTCACTGGCGGTCAGGCGTCGTTGCCGCCGCCCCCGCCCGGCACCGCGCCGCCGCGCTGAGCTGGCGGTCGATTAAAATGAAAATGGCCGGGAACAATCCCGGCCATTTTTTTGGATCACGCGCTGAGGGCCCGCGGTGGCACGCACGCCTCGCAAATGGCGGCGGCGTGCCGGTGATCGGTGCCGCAGCAGCCGCCAAGAATGCGCATCGTCGGAAACGCGTTCCTGAGCGCAACATAACGCCGCCCGAGATCGGCCGGGTCGCCCGCATCGAGCGTTTCGGATTCGTCGAGTTCGACATGGCTCTTTGTCGAGGCGTTGGCCCTGATGCCATGGATACGTTCGGTCCAGGCTTCGCCCGCCTTCAACGCGTCTTCGAAATGCGTGGGGTGCGCACAGTTGATCAGGAAGTATTCGGGCGCACCATCGGTCTCGCGATCCACGGTCTCGATCGCCTCACGCAACGCTTCTCCTTTCACCAGGCGGCCATTGGTCTCCACAGTGAACGAGATGGCCGCCGGTATCCCTTGCGACCGCGCGGCGCGCGCGATGCCGATCGCTTCATTGATGCTGGTAAGGGTATAGGCGGTGACCATGTCGGCGCCGCCTTCGACGAAGGCCGCAATCTGCGCCCGATGATAGGCCTCGGCTTCGTCAGCCTGCATGTTGCCTGCCTTGTAGCCGTCGCCGCGCGGGCCGATGGCGCCGCTGATGACGCAGGGTGCGCCTGGCCGCTCCCAGCCACTGCGCAGCTCCTCGAGGAATGCAATCGAACGGACATTGATCCCAGCGAGCGCGGATGCATCATAGCCGAGCTTGGTGCCCCAATCCGGATTGGCGCGCCATGTCGGGCTGTCGAGCACGAAGCCAACCCCATGCTCGCGCGCGACCGCGAGATAGGCGGCATAATACTGCTTCAGCTTTTCCCGCCCTTCGGCGCTATCCAGCAGCACAAAGGCAGCGAAATGCGGCAGCTCCACGCCTTCGTGGAAGATCAGCGTGGTTTCCATGCCGCCATCGGTGAGGAAAACGCCACCGCGGCGCTGCGGCAGGGCGTGTCGGTATTTGGCCATTTCAACATCTCCGCGAATTAGAGGACCTCGATACGTCTCT contains:
- a CDS encoding homocysteine S-methyltransferase family protein; amino-acid sequence: MAKYRHALPQRRGGVFLTDGGMETTLIFHEGVELPHFAAFVLLDSAEGREKLKQYYAAYLAVAREHGVGFVLDSPTWRANPDWGTKLGYDASALAGINVRSIAFLEELRSGWERPGAPCVISGAIGPRGDGYKAGNMQADEAEAYHRAQIAAFVEGGADMVTAYTLTSINEAIGIARAARSQGIPAAISFTVETNGRLVKGEALREAIETVDRETDGAPEYFLINCAHPTHFEDALKAGEAWTERIHGIRANASTKSHVELDESETLDAGDPADLGRRYVALRNAFPTMRILGGCCGTDHRHAAAICEACVPPRALSA
- a CDS encoding OmpA family protein codes for the protein MTNLRIVLLATTALSVTQLASSASHAQTAPLVLAQAKEEDGKAKGQQPPPKGAPPPAAAPTRPAPTPPPPAAAPPPRPAPAPPPPAAAPPPRQAPTPPPPAAAPPPRPTPAPPPPAAAPPRPTPPPPPPPAAAPARPTPTPPPPAAAPARPTPPPPPPPAAAPTAPKQPAAPTPTPTPPPAQKGTPSPVPPPPSGARQPPAPTATPAPAASPTTAPSPGTAAPPARPGAPPATPPAAGTPTTPPAAGAPTTAPTTPQGRPGTPPPAAGAPTPAPTPPTGRPGAPAPGAPAGTAPAATPAPTAPPAAGTPAAPGTTTAPAAPTAVPGAPAATPPAGRVQNAPPTVAPAFQRAPQVTAPLPAPPPTQEGLRVIAPGTRPAGPQRLDDFRGQRREVQEGGRTVITEPGRIIVRDPGGQAYVRHNEVERFRYGARDIQTQTVGGETRTVVIRPDGSQVITVMGRDGQLLRRIRRDERGREIIIIDNSYRDPRATGGFFVALPPPTIRIPYNRYIVDAEEAEPEVIYDTLMAPPVERIERRYSLDEIRYSPTVRQRMPSIDVNTINFETGSWEIPPDQAAKLQVIADGLNRAIQQNPRAVFLIEGHTDAVGNDVDNLSLSDRRAESAATLLTQQFNVPAENLTSQGYGEQYLKEQTDGPSPINRRVTIRNITPLLTGGQASLPPPPPGTAPPR